A genomic region of Anas platyrhynchos isolate ZD024472 breed Pekin duck chromosome 9, IASCAAS_PekinDuck_T2T, whole genome shotgun sequence contains the following coding sequences:
- the TFRC gene encoding transferrin receptor protein 1 codes for MDHARAAISNLFSGEPMSYTRFSIARQTDGDNSHVEMKLSADDEEGGEAGRPEHLHAHVAQPWRNGKNLCFLLIAAFLLLLIGFLIGYLSYRGRMQLAAKCLEGGGKCEVTPTASYLADGDETEEEEVPGPPILYWPDLKNLLSTKLSDRRLEENLRQRANKNSFEAGQSEDENMAIYIHDLFKSFFLNQVWKDKHYIKLQVKGSTKNKVSVVEDGKEEELETPDAYVAYSETGTVTGKPVYANYGQKEDFQKLEKSAIELNGTIVIVRAGKITLAEKVVNAKEKGAVGVLMYLDPYKNTDDLVPFGHAHLGTGDPYTPGFPSFNHTQFPPIESSGLPHIAVQTISSHAASRLFSKMDGESCLPQWRGGLLVCKMTVRSDKQLTVKLEVNNVMVDRKILNIFGAITGFEEPDRYVVIGAQRDSWGPGAAKAGVGTAILLELARVISDIVKNEGYKPRRSIIFASWSAGDYGAVGATEWLEGYSATLHAKAFTYINLDAAVLGTNDIKISASPLLYALLERTMKGVNDPLISSRKLYDKVGSSWVKSIVPFGLDNAAFPFLAYSGIPVVSFGFYNKDEDYPFLGTTQDTVENLKAINSLYAHLRAAAEVAGQIALRLTHDHELFLDFGRYSEELLAFQEKFLVYDQDVKELGLNLDWLFLARGDFQRAANALRRDIENSDKENKVIRRALNDRIMKVEYDFLSPFLSPKDAPLRHIFFGKGSHTLQSLLDHLQLLKTSRSEVDLNMLKEQLALATWTIKGAANALEGDIWNTDNTF; via the exons ATGGACCATGCGAGAGCAGCCATCTCGAACTTG TTTAGTGGCGAGCCGATGTCGTACACGCGCTTCAGCATTGCCCGGCAAACGGATGGAGACAACAGCCATGTGGAGATGAAGCTGTCTGCCGACGatgaggaaggaggagaggctgggaggcCCGAGCACCTGCATGCCCATGTGGCTCAGCCGTGGAGGAATGGCAAGAACCTCTGCTTCCTACTCATTGCggcttttctcctccttttgaTTG ggTTTCTGATCGGCTACTTGAGTTACCGGGGACGAATGCAGCTGGCTGCCAAGTGTCTAGAGGGAGGTGGCAAGTGTGAGGTGACTCCTACTGCATCTTACTTAGCGGATGGTGATGAAACTGAGGAAGAGGAAGTTCCAGGACCACCTATCCTCTACTGGCCTGATCTTAAGAACCTGTTGTCAACTAAGCTGTCAGACAGGCGTCTTGAGGAGAACTTGAG GCAAAGGGCAAACAAGAACTCCTTTGAAGCTGGCCAGAGTGAAGATGAGAACATGGCCATCTACATTCATGACCTGTTCAAGAGCTTCTTTTTGAATCAAGTGTGGAAGGATAAGCACTATATAAAGCTGCAGGTCAAAGGCAG CACCAAGAACAAAGTGTCTGTTGTGGAAGATGGTAAAGAAGAGGAACTGGAGACTCCTGATGCATATGTGGCATACAGTGAGACCGGCACAGTTACT GGCAAACCAGTCTATGCAAACTATGGACAGAAAGAAGATTTTCAGAAGCTAGAGAAGTCAGCGATTGAACTGAATGGAACCATCGTCATTGTCAGAGCTGGAAAAATAACCCTTGCTGAGAAG GTTGTGAACGCCAAGGAGAAAGGAGCAGTTGGTGTGCTGATGTACCTGGATCCGTACAAGAACACAGACGACCTTGTCCCGTTTGGGCAT GCCCACCTTGGAACTGGAGACCCTTACACCCCAGGCTTTCCTTCTTTCAACCACACCCAGTTTCCTCCCATTGAATCTTCAGGACTACCCCACATTGCTGTTCAGACCATCTCTAGCCACGCAGCGAGCAGGCTGTTCAG CAAAATGGATGGAGAGTCATGCCTTCCCCAGTGGAGAGGTGGACTTCTGGTCTGTAAGATGACGGTGAGGAGCGACAAGCAGCTGACGGTGAAACTGGAAGTGAACAATGTCATGGTGGACAGGAAGATTCTGAACATCTTTGGTGCTATCACAGGATTTGAAGAACCAG ATCGGTACGTGGTGATCGGAGCCCAGAGAGACTCCTGGGGCCCAGGAGCAGCCAAGGCTGGCGTTGGAACTGCTATATTGTTGGAACTTGCCCGTGTCATCTCGGACATAGTGAAAAATG AAGGCTACAAACCGAGGCGAAGCATCATCTTTGCCAGCTGGAGTGCGGGAGACTACGGCGCTGTGGGTGCTACTGAATGGCTGGAG GGGTACTCAGCCACGCTGCATGCCAAAGCTTTCACTTACATCAACCTGGATGCTGCAGTCCTGG GCACAAACGACATCAAGATTTCTGCTAGCCCCTTGCTGTATGCACTACTGGAGAGAACTATGAAGGGG GTAAACGATCCATTAATAAGCTCGAGAAAGCTCTATGACAAAGTTGGCTCCAGCTGGGTAAAATCAAT CGTTCCTTTTGGCCTAGATAATGCAGCGTTCCCTTTTCTGGCGTACTCTGGAATCCCAGTGGTGTCCTTTGGTTTCTACAAT AAAGATGAGGACTATCCCTTCCTGGGCACTACTCAGGACACTGTGGAGAACCTGAAGGCGATTAACAGTCTGTACGCTCATCTGCGTGCTGCTGCGGAAGTAGCTGGACAAATAGCTCTCAGGCTAACCCATGACCATGAGCTCTTCCTAGACTTTGGGAGATACAGTGAGGAACTGTTAGCGTTCCAGGAAAAGTTTCTGGTCTACGATCAGGATGTGAAG gagctggggctgaacTTAGACTGGCTGTTTCTTGCCCGTGGCGACTTCCAGCGAGCTGCAAATGCGCTGAGAAGAGACATTGAAAACAGTGACAAGGAAAACAAGGTCATCCGCAGAGCCCTGAACGACAGGATCATGAAG GTGGAGTATGACTTCCTCTCCCCGTTCCTCTCACCGAAAGATGCTCCCCTTCGCCACATCTTCTTCGGCAAAGGCTCCCACACCCTGCAGAGCCTGCTGGACcatctgcagctgctgaaaaCCAGCAGGAGCGAGGTGGATTTGAACATGCTGAAAGAGCAGCTGGCCCTGGCGACCTGGACCATTAAAGGGGCTGCCAATGCGTTAGAGGGTGATATTTGGAATACAGACAACACATTCTAG